The segment AGTTTTAAGGTATAAGTGGTAAAGTTTCTCAATCAATTTATAATAAGTAGTtttacctggaaattaaataaaaagaacttatccaatttagttCTACTATATGTACTATGTAtaaaacgctccaaaaacttcagtcaagtaTTTTAATATCACtgtgcacgctatgtccgaagatacttattatttaacttacatgcacctcagatttctcttcacaggatgttagtattgatcaaaacaattaatttagagaaggtcttaaaatattctatcttggttttttttgaaaaattcaattttcaaggttatttaggggtcattccctctcaagagatcatatccgttgtaatcgaccagctccgatttcaaccaaatttggaataattGCCTGTTCTGACcccacatttaatttctcaaagtttggtacggattgaacaatcccccttgcagtgacatgcagtgaaaaatgagtattttcgaaaatctgtgAAAAATGAACAAGCATCACTGCTAgtatacatgccactatcactacaaagagacttacgtagtcctgcgtcacctatatatgcggtcgtgtcttgtacacaacccctctgatgtTTTTAACGCTTCTTTAattttatgtcgaatttgtttattcaatccggattggaactggatgaactttttgtgttcatttgctcctatctgacagataaaattcatccagtttcaacccggattgaatattgcagttgcagttgaaaactgtaataatcgacgtgcgacattcggttttattcttgttctgtgtgtcgcaactacgtcgcacgtggtgcgctgtgttcgcacattgatgcgctatacaacgcaccacgtgcgacgtagttgcgacacacagaacaagaataaaattcaactgcaacagcaataaacaaattcgacattagagTCCTTGGTCCACCCTGGAGTTTTCCTATTTTTCCACTGTGTGCGAGTTCCGAGTTGACGATAAAAGTTTTTGCCACACCTAATTGCACTCATTGATAGTAAGggacaaaaagaaaatgaacggCAGGGTTACCAGATCTACAGAAATTAGCCCGCAGATATTGGAATCAGCGGAATcagcagaaaaaaattaaaatatttttaaaatatttatagatTTTTGCTGTAGTTTTCTCAGCTGTATCATTAACTTGGTTACAGTTTGTGTATTGTTTTCACGGTTTTCACTgacgaacaattttttttcattttccgattagattttttgactttttcgaCTCGAGCAGCTCTCATAGTTTTGAAAAATATCTGACATCACTGACTGCTCACAGTTTTAAGCTTTTTTAAGGTTAACAAGGAAACAACAAGAGACAAAAGACGAAACAACCGCAATTTCTCTTGTGTGTAGGTAACTTATTATTTATAATATCCAAGAACAACCAAAAATACTATTGTTTTTATTGTAGTAACAAAATTACTGAAAATAAACTAAGCCAGGATGACTTTCACCAAGAGTGTAGACCAAACTACAATCCTGCAAGGAGATCGCACAAAGTAAGTGGAAAATTTAAGTCAACTTGCTCTCAATGGTAACCGAATCTCTGATCAGGCTGAAGGATTTACTGCGGCTACGTTTGAATGCCTGTGGCTGGAGTGACCAGGTACGACTGCTTTGTCGCGACGCCATTAAGGACACGGACGGTGGGGCCATCAATTGTGACTCCTTGGTACAGCAGGTTACGCCGAAAGCTCGAGCCTTAATACCGGATACGGTTAAAAAAGAATTGCTGCAGAAAATTAAAACCATCCTGATACAGCAGGAAGGGATCGACATTTGAGCTCAGTTGCGGTTGTTGTTTTAAAATTGACTTAACAAATAGCGTAGCGCTTTGTGATTGCAGAACCAATAAATTATGAAATAAACCTAAATATTTGTAGTTTCTTTGGACAGCGAGAACTTTATTTATTGGAATCAACGTGTAAACATTAGCTTATCTATTCGCATACTACTTTCGAATACCagaaattgaattttataaacGAAAATTGCTTAGCCTAGCAGCACGattagtgactaagtgaacgtcAAACAATTCATATTAAATATGTACAATCAATTGGCTTCTACACGACTGCCGTTGGAACGGTCAAGAAGTGCACCGAATTGGTTACGCTTGAACTTTCCGACTTCGGATTTTTGTTTAATCCACCAAACACGATAAGCTCTCCGGTTCCGCTAACCATGGTAGAGAAGGTAAAATGGTCGGGTGCCCCTGCGATGAGACCGCTGTTTTTCTGTTCCTGCCATTCGATAACCGGAGTTTTTCCGTCGTTGACTAATAACTGGGAAATATCGCAGACGTAAATTGCCAAACCATTGCGTTTGATTCTTTTCGGAGTAATCGAAGATTCGTGAGCGACAGCAgcggctgcagcagcagcagctgctgcttgCTCTTGTTCGCGTTGTTCTTGTTCTTTAATGCGACGCATTGCGGAAATTTTCTCCTCCATTTTCCGAAGCCTTTCAAGCTGACGTTCACGTGAAGCCTGCAGAGCAGGCGGATTTGCTGGTCGAACGCTGAAGGCTGCCATCGCCATATGGCCATGTTCTGGAGGAGTTTGGTTGAACCGTTTGGGTAGCAAATGGTCGTCGTCTATCTGTTGCCTGTGATAGCTTGGGCTTCGAATAGCAGGAAGCGGTCTAGACGGTCCCGCTTGAGACGGTGAGCTGGGATTGGATATACCGGAAGGACCGGGTTGAGGATCAATTGGTTGACGCAGTGCCCCCGTGGGGGAAGGTGTTCGAGCTCGTGGGGCCGGCGGAATAATGGGTGCTGGCGGTGGAGGTGGAGGTGGCGAACGAACGGGATGCTGACGAGGAGGAATATTTGGTTCATTGCCAGCAGCCCTCGGTCGGTCAGCTGCATTACCTCCCGGTCTTGGTCTACCCAGATTCGGTGGATGTAGACCATGGTTGGTTGGCCTATGTTGCCGGATTATTTGAAAGTCGTTGGGCGAAGTTGGCCCTAACACAATAATTTTGGTTCCGACGTTGCATGCAGGATAACTCCAATTGTGTGTCACtgtactttttttgtttttgacttGCACGTTCCTCCAGCGCCACACATCGTTTCTCATATCCAACAACCAGGCGTCATTGAAAATTCTATTAACTCCTCCCGTACCACCCAGCACAAGTATATGATCACGTCCGATAGCCATTTGAAATTGGCCGTAACGTGCCGGTGGCTTTTGTTCAGACACCATTGGCCTTTTCCACATCAATTTTTCCAAATCCAATACCCAAATGTCGTTGGTAGTTCCAatgttttccattgttttttgatAGCCTCCAAAAACTACCATCATATTGTCGTGTACCGTGGCAGAATGACCAGTCATTGGTGGTGGACCATAAGCAAAGTTATGTATTGTCCATCTAAAACAAATTGTGAGCATTAAGGCTTTTACTGTATGATTAATTCACAATCAGATATCAGAACGTACCTGTTGTCCGTAACGTTGTAAACATGCAATTCATCAAAAAGCGTACACATCTGAAACGGCGTATACGAGTGCCTCCAGCCCCCGAATAGTACTAGCAAATCACCATAACAAACCAGTGAAGCTCCAGCTTTAGGTGACGGGTACGAGCCCATCGAAATTGGTCGAATCCACTTCCGCTTGCTCAAATCAAAGCGCCACAAATCGTTGAAGGTTGTATCGTAAGAAGAAGCTCCGCCGAAAACGTACATCGAATTACGATGCAACGAACTTGCATGGGCAAACCGAGCAGCTATGCTCGGGTTCTGGCCGGTCAGCGCCTCCTGGCGCCAGCAAAGGTTGAAATCCATGAGAGCCTTCTGCAAGCAAACTTTCTTCCGTATTCGTACATCTGCAATGAATAGATAGTATGTAACAAATCGTTTTTGATTGTTTCCAAACTAATATCTGCTTACTGCTCGCAAGGGCGATCCAGCGTTTGCAGACCGAGGCACACTGTTCCAGATCCTGGTACGGAGGAAGTAAACTAAATATAAACTCTAAAATTTCGTTAGGTAAATCATTTATCGAAGCCATCACTTCGAAGCACACTTGCTGCGTTATTTCAACTAACGAACACTGTTTCAAAacttaaaacaatttttttagtgaaaaaatggaacagatttgtaaaagtgaaaaaatttatgtacaattttcactgaaatttgctgtttgacaCTCGAATGCATGAAATATGTCAATGATGCTATGTTGACAGCAAGCCAGCTGATACAGACCGGCAGCACCAGTCTAACCTCTATATCactgtggaaaattttgtgaaaaatttaTCAATATTTGCAAATGAAAACTTTTCTGAGAAAATTTTTTCTCTACGAGTTATAATTTTTGGAAGTTGATATGTGCTGTTTTAAAAGAATCGATTTTCCatttgtatccagctttttacgagccataatggcattcctttagttttaccgtgaacgcgcggaaagcaaacgtgcgatgtattagggaaatgtcaaaatgctgttcaaatattacgaacacgttcgccattatggctcgtaaaaatctGGATACAAATGGAAAATCGATTCTTTTAAAacgtgtttaatcaaaacaaaagacaatttgcagtttagcccctcgcattgttatgaagtgacaggcttatttgcaaatcattttgtaaacaggcgacgGTAAAGAGcaaaactgcgttgttttcaaaacacaggcgcattgtaaacaggcgaaactaaataaaaaaaatcaaaacaaggcgaaacagggctgggcgaatctcattgtcaaaatgctttgaggatcattccaaggggttcaaatataaaacttagattttgagcttgaatgcacaaattttatgcagtacatgctgtgaaattataagattgatttattctacaccaatttatgtctttgaatttgatttttgtaaataacttttatttaaattatgacttgaaaatgtactggcaaatgttcacactttgttagttgcgcccttatcgcgaatcactccggaactGTATAGCTGGTgctaacacttttaaatttactgGAGATCAACTCTATTCATATATAAATACCAAAAGCAAAAACACCTTGAGCACACTAAACGTCAAATGCTCAAAATCATTTTTGCCGCAATCTTTTTGCTTCCAAACGTTTTGCTTACAgtgattaataaaaaaaaaactttacttgTTTTCGATAGTCGATTTTGTTTGTTAAAACAGATAATTTAAACTTTATATCAAATCCTGGGGAAAGCTTAGCCGCGGATGCCGCAGATTCCCCATCTTACGAAGCATTTTGCAAGCCAAACAGAACACAATGCCGATGTCATCGGAGGTTGATTTAACGGAAGTATTTTTCGTAAGTATAATACGTTAAATTTTGCCCTTACCTTATGAGCACGCATATAATATTCGTACCTCTCTTCCAGAACGAAGAAGACCTGCCGTACGAGGAGGAAATCCTCCGAAATGCATACTCGGTCAAACACTGGATGCGGTATGTGGAGCACAAACGCAACGCTCCAAAGTTTGTTATAAACACGGTCTTCGAGCGTGCACTAAAGGAGCTGCCCGGTTCGTACAAGCTGTGGTACAACTATCTCAAAACGTTGCGTCGCCAGGTGAAGGGAAAATGCATTACTGATCCGGAGTACGAAGAGGTCAACAACGCATTTGAGCGGGCACTGGTTTTCATGCATAAGATGCCGCGTATCTGGATGGATTATTGCTCTTTCATGACTGCGCAGTGCCGGATCACCCGTACACGGCAGGTTTTTGATCGCGCCCTCCGAGCATTGCCAATCACCCAGCATCAACGTATATGGCCGCTGTATTTAGCGTTCTTGAGGAAATTCGACATTCCGGAGACGGCTGTGCGTGTCTGGCGACGGTATTTAAAGCTATGCCCGGAGGATGCTGAAGAGTATGTTGAGTTCTTGGTTTCGATAGGGCACTTGGATGAGGCTGCGCAGCAGCTTGCCAGTATTGTGGACAATgaaaatttcgtttcgaaacatGGTAAATCGAATCATCAGTTGTGGAACGAACTGTGCGAGCTGATATCGAAAAATCCGGATAAAGTACACTCGTTAAATGTGGATGCCATTATACGGGGAGGATTAAGAAGGTACACGGACCAGTTGGGACATCTGTGGAATTCGTTGGCAGATTACTACGTGCGGAGCGGTTTGTTTGATCGGGCAAGGGATATATACGAGGAAGCCATTCAAACGGTCACGACCGTACGAGATTTCAGTCAGGTTTTCGATGCGTATGCGCAGTTTGAAGAGTTAAGTTTGAGTAAAGTGATGGAGGAAATGGCTAAAAATGCGACGCCTTCGGAGGATGATGAAATCGACGTTGAACTACGTATGTCGCGATTCGAGTATCTAATGGAGAGGAGGTTACTTCTGTTGAACAGTGTACTGCTACGCCAGAATCCGCATAACGTTGCCGAATGGCATAAACGGGTTGAATTGTATGAGGGAAAACCGCGTGAGGTTATCAATACCTATACTGAGGCCGTTCATACGGTGCAGCCGAAGCTTGCGGTTGGTAAATTATACACCCTGTGGGTAGAGTTTGCAAAATTCTACgagaaaaataaacaattagCTGATGCTCGGATCGTTTTTGAGAAAGCAGTTCAGGTAGATTATCTAAAAGTGGATGAATTGGCTAGCGTTTGGTGCGAATGGGCAGAGATGGAAATTCGTTCGGAGAACTATGATGATGCTCTGAAGATAATGCAGAGAGCCACGGCAATGCCGAAGCGAAAGGTCGCATATCACGACGACACGGAAACGGTGCAGATGCGTGTTTATAAATCACTCAAACTATGGTCCATGTATGCTGACCTGGAAGAATCGTTCGGAACATTTCAAACCTGCAAGCAGGTATACGATCGTATTATCGATCTCAAGATATGCACTCCACAAATAATTATAAACTACGGTCTATTTTTGGAGGAGCATAATTATTTTGAAGAGGCATTCAAAGCTTACGAGAAAGGCATCTCATTGTTCAAGTGGCCAAATGTGTACGATATATGGAACACATATCTGACGAAGTTTCTCAGGCGCTATGGTGGACAGAAGCTGGAGCGTGCTCGTGATCTTTTTGAACAATGTCTCGATGGGTGTCCACCGGAGTTAGCGAAAAACCTTTACCTATTGTACGCCAAATTGGAAGAAGACCACGGCCTAGCGCGCCATGCGATGGCAGTTTATGAGCGAGCCACAACGGCTGTCAAGGAGGACGAAGCATTTGCCATGTACAATTTGTATATAAAGAAAGCTGCCGAAATCTACGGCATTCCACGAACGCGCCAAATTTACGAGAAAGCAATCGAATCTCTTTCGGAGGCCCAATCCCGGCAGATGTGTATGTTGTTTGCCGAAATGGAAACAAAACTGGGTGAAATCGATCGAGCTAGGGCTATCTATGCTCACTGTAGTCAAATGTGCGATCCACGCATCACGGCAGAGTTCTGGCAGACATGGAAAGAGTTCGAAATTCGACACGGCAATGAGGACACGATGCGGGAGATGTTGCGAATCAAGCGCTCGATTCAAGCCACGTACAACACGCAAATCAATATGATGTCAGCTACGTTAATCAATTCGACCGTTACTGGGGCTGGCTCGGATCAACCAGCGGATGCGATGAAAGCGCTGGAGGCAAAAGCCGCGGAAACATCGGCTCGAGCGATCGCTGCCGTTGGCGCCAGTGGCGGAAATATTATGTTTGTGCGAGGAGAAACTCAAGGgggaagtaaaaaggcggataaaGTGGTTAACCCGGATGAAATTGACATCGATGACgaggacgacgatgatgatgataatgaggACGAAACTGGAGACAACGATGGTGGGGATGATGAGGACATCAGTACAAAGATGCCTGTTAAAAAGCAAGCAGTTCCGGCTAAAGTGTTTGGCAGTCTGAGGAAGCAGGAAGAAGaggatgaagatgatgatgattaaaatttaaatattaatgTATGAACGTAGATGTAGGTGTATATTTTTTTCTGGACAGGTGACAATCCcggcacagactaacagacgtaacacctcaaacaaattttctaacaaaacattgtTTCATTGACCCccctaaaacttgaaaaaaaaaacattagcatcacctggtgcagtcttcgcgctacgcagagtaagttgctataaatttagcaatactataaatttacttgtatattatctgacaacagcgccagcgtagGCGAGCGGCTTTCTCGCGcggcgactgttgtttgagtcttggcatAAGGGAAAATTTGAAACGATCGTTATTATTGAccatggaatgaggcttcagtgttacgtctgttagtctgtggctctacactgggttatttcgaggatttgggaggaggaaaagctaccggagcaaTGGATGGAAAgagtagtttgtcccatctacaaaaagggtgatcggctagactgctgcaactatcatgGTATTACGctagtaaacgccgcctacaaggtactctcccagatcctgttacgccggttgtcaccgatagcacaaggtttcttagggaattatcaggcgggtttcatggggcctcgcgcaactacggaccaaatttttactatccgacagatcttgtagaaatgtcaggagtataacgtgcccacgcatcacatctttattgatttcaaagcagcatacgatacagtcgatccagacaagctatggcagataatgaacgaacacggttttccggacggtttatcctgcatgctgttcaacatcgctcttgagggggtgatccgacgagcgggcatcgaaacgagaggcacgatttttaccaagggtagccaacttctaggctttgcagataacttcgatatcatagccaggaactttgcgacgacggaggcaatctacgccagactgcaagcggagtctaggagaattgggctaaaaataaatgcgccgaagaccaaatacacgaaaggaagaggctcaaaggaaacaaacgcgcgcctcccacggacggtaaccgttgacggcgacgaactagaagtggtagaggagttcgtgtgtttgggatcgctggtgaccacggacaacactagtaagaagatccagcggcgcatccaagtgggaaatcgggcttactttgcccttcgtaaaacgctacgatcaggaagcgtacgccgccgcacgaagctaacaatgtacaaaacttttattagaccagtagttctttatggacttgaagccgtgacgctgctcacggaggacatacgcgcccttcccgtgttcgagcggaaagtgctgcggacgatatttggcggagtacaaactgaaagcggagagtggcggaggcgtatgaatcacgagctacaggcactgcttggggagactcccatcgtacatctagcgaaagttagcaggctacggtgggctggacacgtcgtaagaatgccggacgacagtgcgacgaaaatagtcctcttcaacaaccccaccggcaccaggaacagggggcccaacgtgcacgatggctcgaccaggtcgaaagcgatttgcgacttctgagacgactaggaaattggcgactagtggcccaagaccgagttgaatggagacgagtgcttgaaacagcacgagccaccccggctctatactgctgaagaagaagaagaagacaaatgtattatacataactttgttaaattttgctcggctgagaaggtactgtcaaatgaatcaaaattgagtcaaagtgatcgtgtcaTCCGTAAATCTGTGGaattgaatgcggtaactggcgtggcatcacgttgctctcaaagtactctgctattattctcaaagtactctgtaaggtaatgcTCAACCGGATCCACAAGAAGattgacgctactctccggcggcagcaagctggattccgtgctgaccgatcatgtgtagatcatatcacaacactccgcattatatttgagctgatcaacgaattccaggactctcttctgttggtgttcgttgacttcgaaaaggcttTCGACcgtctcaaccacgaaaacgcGATGTGTTGAGCATTCAATTAGTATCGGTAAACTGTAAGAATTCatatacatcacgcatagcacactagatcaccgcgtgcgacggacacggtctgatgcatatgaaaaaaaaacaacgaagcAGACTTCTTGGGTTCTATAACGTTGCTAATTGTTAAGTAACGACAGCCCAGCTCTGCCGCCGgaagcatatctgtcccatgttacaaaacacgaaaatgagaaaatcgcactcaaagttgaaaaactgatttttataaaattacttagttttcatgttattattcatccctctttgagataatgttgaaaaacttcactaaattttgtatacaacttgaaaccattttatatgaaaaggtatatgcagcgcgacaaatatgcgtccatttttgcagtgggacaaattggcttcaaattttttcgagtttttaccatgttttcgattcatattataaaaatatatatatactagctgacccgacaaacttcgtattgccacaaattaacctgtgttgtacataaatcatgaatctcggatgatctttgtcacttcttgagttttgcaagccccccagtgggcggcgcttccgacggcgggtcaccggcaacactcgcgaccggctcgtcctgaatgatctagtgttactatagatagtttttgtagtcttgttattgattaatgttttatggaagagtctcgaatttctcgagttggattagtttttgagtttcgtaaaaatttctgttttatttgtatgagagtccatatccccctaccacaggggtgagaggtctctgactatcataaaataaattcaagactcaaaaatctcctacatgctaaatttggttccatttgcttgattagtactcaaattataaggaaatttgtatttcatttgtatgggagcccaccctcttaaaagggaaaggggtcgtaatacaccacagaaaaaaaattctgccatctaaaactctcacatgccaaatttggttccatttgcttgattagttctaaagttatgagcaaatttgtatttcgtttgaatggttgcctccaaaaacacccacatgccaaatatggttccatttgcttgattagttctcgaattatgaggaaatttgtatttcatttgtgtagaagccccccctcttgaagtgtggaaggatcctaattcaccgtagaaaatatttttgcctccaaaaacctccacatgccgaatttggttccatttgctggattagttctcgagttatgaggaaatttgtatttcgtttgtataggaccccccctcctaaagtggggaggggtcccaattcatcgttgaaaaaaaaattgtctccaaaaacacacacatgccaaatttggttcaattcgcttgattagttctcgagttatgaggaaatttgtatttcatttgtacaggagcccctcctcttaaagtggggaggggtcctaattcaccatagaaaattttcttgctctcgaaaaccttcacatgccaaatttggttgcatttgcttgattagttctcgagttatgaggaaatttgtatggaagtcccccctcttaaaggggagaggagttataattcctcttataaagaggggaggggaggggtctcaattcaccatagaataaattcttgtcaccaaaaaaaacacccacatgccaaatgttgttctatttgcttgattagttctcgagttaggaggaaatttgtatttcatttgtacaggagccccccctcttagagtggggaggggtcctaattcaccgtagaaaattttcttgccctcgaaaaccttcacatgccaaagttggttccatttgcttgattagttctcgagttatgaggaaatttgtatggaagccccccctcttaaaggggagatgagttacaattccccttataaagagggaggggtctcaa is part of the Sabethes cyaneus chromosome 2, idSabCyanKW18_F2, whole genome shotgun sequence genome and harbors:
- the LOC128734462 gene encoding enhancer of yellow 2 transcription factor, with the protein product MTFTKSVDQTTILQGDRTKLKDLLRLRLNACGWSDQVRLLCRDAIKDTDGGAINCDSLVQQVTPKARALIPDTVKKELLQKIKTILIQQEGIDI
- the LOC128734460 gene encoding F-box only protein 42; its protein translation is MASINDLPNEILEFIFSLLPPYQDLEQCASVCKRWIALASNVRIRKKVCLQKALMDFNLCWRQEALTGQNPSIAARFAHASSLHRNSMYVFGGASSYDTTFNDLWRFDLSKRKWIRPISMGSYPSPKAGASLVCYGDLLVLFGGWRHSYTPFQMCTLFDELHVYNVTDNRWTIHNFAYGPPPMTGHSATVHDNMMVVFGGYQKTMENIGTTNDIWVLDLEKLMWKRPMVSEQKPPARYGQFQMAIGRDHILVLGGTGGVNRIFNDAWLLDMRNDVWRWRNVQVKNKKSTVTHNWSYPACNVGTKIIVLGPTSPNDFQIIRQHRPTNHGLHPPNLGRPRPGGNAADRPRAAGNEPNIPPRQHPVRSPPPPPPPAPIIPPAPRARTPSPTGALRQPIDPQPGPSGISNPSSPSQAGPSRPLPAIRSPSYHRQQIDDDHLLPKRFNQTPPEHGHMAMAAFSVRPANPPALQASRERQLERLRKMEEKISAMRRIKEQEQREQEQAAAAAAAAAAVAHESSITPKRIKRNGLAIYVCDISQLLVNDGKTPVIEWQEQKNSGLIAGAPDHFTFSTMVSGTGELIVFGGLNKNPKSESSSVTNSVHFLTVPTAVV
- the LOC128734871 gene encoding pre-mRNA-splicing factor syf1 homolog, with amino-acid sequence MPMSSEVDLTEVFFNEEDLPYEEEILRNAYSVKHWMRYVEHKRNAPKFVINTVFERALKELPGSYKLWYNYLKTLRRQVKGKCITDPEYEEVNNAFERALVFMHKMPRIWMDYCSFMTAQCRITRTRQVFDRALRALPITQHQRIWPLYLAFLRKFDIPETAVRVWRRYLKLCPEDAEEYVEFLVSIGHLDEAAQQLASIVDNENFVSKHGKSNHQLWNELCELISKNPDKVHSLNVDAIIRGGLRRYTDQLGHLWNSLADYYVRSGLFDRARDIYEEAIQTVTTVRDFSQVFDAYAQFEELSLSKVMEEMAKNATPSEDDEIDVELRMSRFEYLMERRLLLLNSVLLRQNPHNVAEWHKRVELYEGKPREVINTYTEAVHTVQPKLAVGKLYTLWVEFAKFYEKNKQLADARIVFEKAVQVDYLKVDELASVWCEWAEMEIRSENYDDALKIMQRATAMPKRKVAYHDDTETVQMRVYKSLKLWSMYADLEESFGTFQTCKQVYDRIIDLKICTPQIIINYGLFLEEHNYFEEAFKAYEKGISLFKWPNVYDIWNTYLTKFLRRYGGQKLERARDLFEQCLDGCPPELAKNLYLLYAKLEEDHGLARHAMAVYERATTAVKEDEAFAMYNLYIKKAAEIYGIPRTRQIYEKAIESLSEAQSRQMCMLFAEMETKLGEIDRARAIYAHCSQMCDPRITAEFWQTWKEFEIRHGNEDTMREMLRIKRSIQATYNTQINMMSATLINSTVTGAGSDQPADAMKALEAKAAETSARAIAAVGASGGNIMFVRGETQGGSKKADKVVNPDEIDIDDEDDDDDDNEDETGDNDGGDDEDISTKMPVKKQAVPAKVFGSLRKQEEEDEDDDD